The Corynebacterium camporealensis genome contains a region encoding:
- the feoB gene encoding ferrous iron transport protein B yields MSAPSCHGDPGGSLAPADAHIVALVGAPNSGKSTLFNALTGARAQTGNWPGTTVEVSRGALRTEHATYDLIDFPGTYSLDPLSPDEELTRNMLIDCPACERPDVVIVVIDATAVARGLNVALQLAEHPYRLAIALTKTDVAAKQGVTVDAAMLADATSIPTFVINGRHRQGLDELRDYLQHALCSEPVVLREDTSLETRFADLDAAAKACVHQVESKPTLSQRLDSVALHPVAGPLLFMAVMWVVFQITTTVAAPLQDGLEALVSGPLSDAARSVITQPLLQGLIVDGLIGGVGMVLTFAPLMALMFACLAFLEDSGYMARAAVVTDRVMRAIGLPGKAFIPIVVGFGCNVPAISATRVLGNRHHRIMTALLIPFASCSARLVVFVMLASTFFPEHAGSVVFAMYVISIALLVGVGLILRKTLWRAIPQEPLVIDLPTYQLPTARLTAAVTWTRLKGFLHTAGGIIVATVVAVWLLMAVPAGASSGMNPEPEDSAFGAISSTIAPVFAPAGFDSWSLTGPLLTGFVAKEALISTWAQTYAVDDVTDAEPDEQASSPLSEHVRADFEQASDGHPLAAVWAYMLFLLAYTPCVATLAAQRREIGWRWTMFGFSIQLASAWVLAVAAFQILKVFL; encoded by the coding sequence ATGAGTGCACCATCCTGCCATGGCGATCCTGGGGGTTCGCTCGCGCCTGCCGATGCCCACATCGTCGCCCTCGTCGGCGCCCCCAACTCCGGCAAATCCACACTTTTTAACGCACTGACCGGCGCCCGCGCGCAGACCGGCAACTGGCCCGGTACCACCGTCGAGGTCAGCCGCGGTGCCCTGCGCACCGAGCATGCCACCTACGACCTCATCGATTTCCCGGGCACTTATTCTCTCGATCCGCTGAGTCCGGATGAAGAATTAACCCGCAACATGCTCATCGATTGCCCCGCATGTGAGCGCCCTGACGTGGTCATCGTCGTCATTGATGCCACGGCTGTTGCCCGCGGGCTCAACGTCGCCCTCCAGCTCGCCGAGCACCCTTATCGCCTGGCCATTGCCCTGACCAAGACTGATGTTGCGGCCAAGCAAGGGGTCACCGTGGATGCCGCAATGCTTGCCGATGCCACCAGCATCCCCACCTTCGTCATCAACGGCCGCCACCGCCAGGGCCTGGACGAACTGCGCGATTACCTCCAGCATGCCCTGTGTTCCGAGCCGGTCGTGTTGCGGGAAGACACCTCGCTCGAAACCCGCTTTGCTGACCTCGATGCCGCGGCGAAGGCGTGCGTGCACCAGGTGGAGTCCAAGCCGACGCTGAGCCAACGCCTTGACTCCGTAGCCCTGCATCCGGTTGCCGGTCCCCTGCTGTTTATGGCCGTGATGTGGGTGGTCTTCCAGATCACCACCACCGTCGCAGCACCCTTGCAGGACGGACTCGAAGCGCTTGTCAGCGGACCGCTAAGCGATGCCGCCCGCTCCGTGATCACCCAACCACTGCTGCAAGGGCTCATCGTCGACGGGCTCATCGGCGGTGTGGGCATGGTGCTCACCTTCGCCCCGCTGATGGCATTGATGTTTGCCTGCCTGGCCTTTTTGGAAGACTCCGGCTACATGGCCCGGGCCGCCGTCGTCACCGACCGCGTCATGCGCGCCATCGGATTACCGGGCAAGGCATTTATCCCGATTGTCGTGGGCTTTGGCTGCAACGTGCCTGCCATTTCCGCCACGCGCGTGCTGGGCAATCGCCACCACCGCATCATGACCGCGTTGCTCATCCCCTTCGCGTCCTGCTCGGCGCGCCTGGTGGTCTTCGTGATGCTGGCCTCGACTTTCTTCCCCGAGCACGCCGGCAGCGTCGTTTTCGCCATGTACGTCATCTCCATTGCCCTACTCGTGGGCGTCGGACTGATTCTGCGTAAAACGCTCTGGCGCGCCATCCCCCAAGAACCCCTGGTCATCGATCTTCCGACCTACCAACTGCCCACCGCGCGACTGACCGCCGCGGTCACCTGGACCCGCCTGAAAGGCTTCTTGCACACTGCCGGCGGCATCATTGTTGCCACCGTGGTCGCCGTGTGGTTGCTCATGGCGGTGCCGGCCGGGGCATCGTCAGGTATGAACCCGGAACCCGAGGACTCCGCCTTCGGTGCAATCTCGTCGACCATCGCGCCGGTCTTCGCCCCAGCAGGCTTCGACTCCTGGTCGCTAACCGGCCCGCTGCTGACCGGATTCGTCGCGAAGGAAGCACTGATTTCCACCTGGGCACAGACCTATGCCGTCGACGATGTCACCGACGCCGAACCCGACGAGCAAGCCTCCAGCCCGCTTAGCGAACACGTCCGCGCCGACTTCGAACAGGCCTCCGACGGCCACCCGCTCGCCGCGGTGTGGGCCTACATGCTGTTTCTGCTCGCCTACACCCCGTGCGTGGCCACCCTGGCTGCCCAAAGACGCGAAATCGGCTGGCGCTGGACGATGTTCGGCTTCAGCATCCAACTAGCCTCCGCCTGGGTGCTCGCCGTGGCCGCCTTCCAAATCCTGAAGGTGTTCCTCTAA
- a CDS encoding FeoA domain-containing protein → MTVTSQSAATLPIGCTVTLGPQCLNCDASLAVRLGELGIRPGATLTFGPRVAGGARLVSVSGCKYAIDKHTLNSIAV, encoded by the coding sequence GTGACCGTCACCAGCCAATCCGCCGCGACCCTCCCCATCGGGTGCACGGTTACCTTGGGCCCGCAGTGCCTCAACTGCGACGCCTCCCTCGCAGTTCGCCTTGGTGAGCTGGGCATTCGCCCCGGCGCGACCCTGACTTTCGGCCCGCGCGTGGCCGGTGGGGCACGCCTGGTGTCGGTGAGCGGGTGCAAGTACGCCATCGATAAGCACACGCTCAATTCCATCGCGGTGTAG
- a CDS encoding tRNA (cytidine(34)-2'-O)-methyltransferase: protein MSKLHIVFDNPVIPTNTGNAIRTAAVTGASLHLIEPLGFNFDDKHLKRAGLDYHDLADLQIHSDFDACMNALPDARVFAFTTQATTWFTDVEYQEGDVLLFGTEPTGLPEEHRNHPRVTQEVRIPMVPARRSMNLSNCASTAVYEAWRQLGFDGAV, encoded by the coding sequence ATGAGCAAGCTGCACATCGTCTTCGATAATCCTGTGATCCCCACCAACACCGGCAACGCGATTCGCACCGCCGCGGTGACGGGGGCGAGCCTGCACCTAATTGAGCCGCTGGGATTCAACTTCGACGACAAGCACTTAAAGCGCGCCGGCCTGGACTACCATGACTTGGCTGACCTGCAGATTCACTCTGATTTCGACGCCTGCATGAATGCGCTTCCCGATGCCCGCGTCTTCGCCTTTACCACCCAAGCCACCACCTGGTTCACCGACGTTGAATACCAGGAAGGCGATGTGCTCCTCTTTGGCACCGAACCGACCGGCCTGCCGGAAGAACACCGTAATCACCCGCGAGTCACGCAGGAAGTCCGCATCCCCATGGTCCCGGCGCGCCGCTCGATGAACCTGTCTAATTGCGCCTCCACCGCCGTGTACGAAGCATGGCGCCAGCTAGGGTTCGACGGTGCGGTCTAA
- a CDS encoding bifunctional methylenetetrahydrofolate dehydrogenase/methenyltetrahydrofolate cyclohydrolase, which yields MSATKLDGKMYRDEIFEDLSKRVEKLKEQGITPGLATVLVGDDPGSHSYVKMKHRDCEQLGINSIRKDLPGDISQEELEAVIDELNHDDACTGYIVQLPLPKHLDENRILEKIDPAKDADGLHPVNLGKLVLNEEAPLPCTPNGCISLLRRYNVELDGAKVVVIGRGVTVGRPIGLMLTRRSENSTVTLCHTGTKDLAAETRAADVIIAAAGKPHMLTADMVKEGAAILDVGVSRVDGKLAGDVAEDVWDKAGYVSPNPGGVGPLTRAFLVYNVVETAEKMAAEA from the coding sequence ATGAGCGCAACCAAACTAGATGGCAAGATGTACCGCGATGAAATTTTCGAGGATTTGAGCAAGCGCGTAGAAAAGCTCAAAGAACAAGGGATTACTCCGGGCCTGGCAACCGTGCTGGTGGGCGATGATCCGGGTTCGCATTCCTATGTGAAGATGAAGCACCGCGATTGTGAGCAGCTCGGCATCAACTCCATCCGCAAGGACCTGCCGGGGGATATCAGCCAGGAAGAGCTGGAAGCAGTGATCGATGAGCTCAACCACGACGACGCCTGCACCGGCTACATCGTGCAGCTGCCCCTGCCGAAGCACCTGGATGAAAATCGCATTCTGGAAAAGATCGACCCGGCCAAGGACGCCGATGGTCTGCACCCGGTGAACCTGGGCAAGCTCGTGCTCAATGAGGAAGCTCCGCTGCCGTGTACCCCGAATGGCTGCATCTCGTTGCTGCGCCGCTACAACGTCGAACTTGATGGCGCGAAGGTTGTCGTCATCGGCCGCGGCGTCACCGTCGGTCGCCCGATTGGCCTGATGCTCACCCGCCGCAGCGAAAACTCCACCGTGACGCTGTGCCACACCGGCACCAAGGACCTGGCTGCCGAAACCCGCGCGGCCGATGTCATCATCGCCGCCGCTGGCAAGCCCCACATGCTCACCGCTGACATGGTCAAAGAAGGCGCTGCCATCCTCGACGTCGGCGTTTCCCGCGTGGACGGCAAGCTGGCTGGCGATGTCGCCGAAGACGTCTGGGACAAAGCCGGCTACGTTTCCCCGAACCCAGGTGGTGTCGGCCCGCTGACCCGCGCCTTCCTGGTCTACAACGTGGTTGAAACCGCCGAGAAGATGGCCGCCGAAGCTTAA
- a CDS encoding DUF3017 domain-containing protein encodes MRAQLSNPHDVDLPASPLSPAVQWVAIALVVIGVAASGFFAITNHWRRAAFVLGLSLLWLSVVRLTCDSSRVGILAVRSRSFDAIYTAALGGLMVFLAYSVDALGS; translated from the coding sequence ATGCGCGCCCAGCTATCCAATCCGCACGACGTTGATCTGCCGGCGTCACCGCTGTCACCAGCGGTGCAGTGGGTGGCCATCGCACTCGTGGTTATCGGCGTAGCTGCCTCGGGCTTTTTCGCAATCACCAACCACTGGCGCCGTGCCGCCTTCGTCTTAGGCCTGTCGCTGCTATGGCTATCCGTTGTGCGCCTGACCTGTGACTCCAGCCGCGTCGGCATCCTTGCCGTGCGTTCCCGCAGTTTCGACGCCATCTACACCGCCGCCCTCGGCGGACTGATGGTCTTCCTGGCTTACTCCGTCGACGCCCTGGGAAGTTAG
- the metX gene encoding homoserine O-acetyltransferase MetX produces the protein MIPDLVEAGTLGRVGIGSYSTEAGVTIDDAEIAYQRWGSFAGDAHGNNNILLIEHALTGDSNVADWWGDLVGPGKALDTNHWCVIATNALGGCGGSTGPSSPHPDGGRWGSRFPALSIRDLVHAEHAFLNKLGISRVHAVIGGSMGGARTLEWTLLYPDALDAACVIAVSARASGWQIGIQTAQISAIERDPFWHGGNYYATDKVPADGLAAARRIAHLTYRGELEIDERFGTQPQRGENPLGPYRDDNQRFAVNSYLDYQASKLIERFDAGSYVAMTEALNRHDIGRDRGGLNKALASSQVPTMVVGVDTDILYPYHQQEHLSRNLGNLLAMAKVVSPVGHDAFLTESRQMDRVLRNFLRLSSPDGPAPEPLESEYYI, from the coding sequence ATGATTCCGGATTTGGTTGAGGCAGGCACGCTGGGCCGGGTGGGCATCGGCAGCTATAGCACCGAAGCAGGCGTCACCATTGACGATGCTGAGATTGCCTACCAGCGCTGGGGCAGTTTTGCTGGCGATGCCCACGGCAACAACAACATCCTGCTCATCGAACATGCCCTCACCGGTGATTCCAACGTCGCCGACTGGTGGGGCGACCTGGTCGGCCCGGGCAAGGCGCTCGATACCAACCACTGGTGCGTGATAGCCACGAATGCCCTGGGCGGCTGCGGTGGTTCGACAGGACCTTCTTCTCCTCATCCGGATGGCGGGCGCTGGGGTTCGCGTTTCCCGGCGCTCTCGATTCGCGACCTCGTCCACGCCGAGCACGCATTCCTGAACAAGCTGGGCATTTCCCGCGTCCATGCCGTTATCGGCGGTTCCATGGGCGGTGCGCGCACCTTGGAATGGACGCTGCTGTATCCGGATGCCCTCGACGCGGCGTGCGTGATCGCCGTATCCGCCCGTGCGTCTGGCTGGCAGATCGGAATTCAGACCGCGCAGATTTCTGCGATTGAACGCGATCCTTTCTGGCACGGCGGCAACTACTACGCCACGGACAAAGTGCCTGCCGACGGCCTTGCCGCCGCCCGCCGCATCGCGCACCTGACCTACCGCGGTGAGCTCGAAATCGACGAACGCTTTGGCACCCAACCCCAACGCGGCGAGAACCCACTGGGGCCTTACCGCGACGACAACCAGCGCTTCGCCGTGAATTCCTACCTGGATTATCAGGCCAGCAAACTCATTGAGCGTTTCGACGCCGGCTCCTACGTCGCCATGACCGAGGCTCTTAACCGCCACGACATCGGCCGCGACCGCGGCGGACTCAACAAGGCGCTTGCCAGCTCACAGGTCCCCACCATGGTCGTCGGCGTGGATACCGATATCCTCTACCCCTACCACCAGCAAGAACACCTCTCTCGCAATCTTGGCAACCTGCTGGCGATGGCCAAGGTCGTCTCCCCTGTCGGCCACGACGCCTTCCTCACCGAGTCCCGGCAAATGGATCGCGTCCTGCGTAACTTCCTGAGACTCTCCTCCCCCGACGGCCCCGCGCCGGAGCCGCTGGAAAGCGAGTACTACATCTAA
- a CDS encoding O-acetylhomoserine/O-acetylserine sulfhydrylase: MTTKYDNSASENWSLATRTLHAGQNLDGSTNARNVPIYQTTSYVFDSAEHAAARFNLSDPGPIYTRLTNPTQDALEARLASVEGGVAAVAFASGQAAETAAILNLAAAGDHIVTSPRLYGGTTTLFTVTLQRLGIEVSLVENPDDPQSWADAVRPNTKAFYGETFGNPVADVLDIPAIAEVAHTNQVPLIVDNTIATAALARPLELGADIVVVSTTKFYSGNGSAVGGAIIDGGTFDWTVERDGKPVFPYFTTPDAAYHGLVYADLGAPAFALKARAGLLRDTGAAIAPFNAWITLSGLETLTLRIAKHNENAQAVAEFLEGHDKVAKVNYAGLDSSPYKETKEKLGYDYTGSVLSFDIKGGKDEAWAFIDALKLHSNLANIGDTRSLVVHPATTTHSQSDEEGLRVAGINQATIRLSVGLEDINDIIADLETGFAAV; encoded by the coding sequence ATGACGACGAAATACGACAACTCCGCATCCGAAAACTGGTCCCTCGCTACTCGCACGCTGCACGCTGGTCAGAACCTCGACGGTTCGACCAACGCCCGCAACGTCCCGATTTACCAGACCACCTCCTACGTCTTCGATTCCGCTGAGCACGCCGCCGCGCGCTTCAACCTGTCGGACCCGGGCCCGATTTACACCCGCCTGACCAACCCGACCCAGGACGCACTCGAGGCACGTCTGGCATCCGTCGAAGGTGGCGTGGCCGCCGTGGCTTTCGCATCGGGCCAGGCTGCTGAGACCGCAGCGATTTTGAACCTCGCCGCAGCTGGCGACCACATTGTGACCTCCCCGCGCCTCTACGGCGGCACCACTACCCTGTTCACCGTCACCCTGCAGCGCCTGGGCATCGAGGTCTCCCTGGTGGAGAACCCGGATGACCCGCAGTCCTGGGCGGACGCGGTGCGCCCGAACACCAAGGCTTTCTACGGTGAGACCTTTGGCAACCCGGTCGCTGACGTGCTCGACATCCCGGCTATCGCGGAGGTCGCTCACACCAACCAGGTTCCGCTGATTGTGGATAACACCATCGCTACTGCTGCCCTGGCCCGTCCGCTGGAGCTGGGCGCAGACATCGTGGTTGTTTCCACCACCAAGTTCTACTCCGGCAACGGCTCGGCTGTGGGCGGCGCAATTATCGATGGCGGCACCTTCGACTGGACCGTCGAGCGCGACGGCAAGCCAGTCTTCCCGTACTTCACCACCCCGGATGCCGCCTACCACGGTCTGGTCTACGCCGACCTGGGCGCCCCAGCCTTCGCGCTGAAGGCTCGCGCGGGCCTGCTGCGTGACACCGGTGCTGCGATTGCCCCGTTTAACGCCTGGATTACCCTGTCGGGACTGGAGACGTTGACCCTGCGCATCGCAAAGCATAATGAAAATGCTCAGGCTGTCGCGGAATTCCTGGAAGGCCACGACAAGGTCGCCAAGGTCAACTACGCGGGGCTGGATTCTTCGCCCTACAAGGAGACCAAGGAGAAGCTCGGTTACGACTACACCGGCTCGGTGCTGTCTTTCGACATCAAGGGCGGCAAGGACGAGGCCTGGGCATTTATCGATGCCCTTAAGCTGCACTCCAACCTCGCCAACATCGGCGATACCCGCTCCCTGGTCGTGCACCCGGCAACCACCACTCACTCCCAGTCGGATGAGGAGGGCCTGCGTGTGGCCGGCATTAACCAGGCAACCATCCGCCTGTCGGTGGGTCTGGAAGATATCAACGACATCATCGCCGACCTCGAAACTGGCTTCGCAGCCGTCTAA